From the Rhodoferax sp. WC2427 genome, one window contains:
- the modB gene encoding molybdate ABC transporter permease subunit, with amino-acid sequence MPALLATMDWFPLILSLKVAAVATLLATLVGIGLGWVFARKTFPGSGVLEAVCMLPLVLPPTVIGYAILVAAGRRSPLGGWLREHLDYTIIFSWHGAVVASSIVALPLVLKSASAAFAGVDRSLEAAASTLRQSPLSVFLRVTLPLAWPGILAGTLLAFARAMGEFGASLMVAGSIPQQTQTLSMAIYDAVQAGQGDLALLLVAITSLLSITVLVLSNRFFSLR; translated from the coding sequence ATGCCTGCACTGCTCGCCACCATGGACTGGTTTCCGCTCATCCTGTCACTCAAGGTGGCGGCGGTGGCGACGCTGCTGGCCACCCTGGTGGGCATTGGCCTGGGCTGGGTGTTTGCCCGCAAGACCTTCCCCGGCAGCGGCGTGCTGGAAGCGGTATGCATGCTGCCGCTGGTGCTGCCGCCCACGGTGATTGGCTACGCGATTTTGGTGGCGGCCGGGCGGCGCAGTCCGCTGGGCGGCTGGCTGCGGGAGCACCTGGACTACACGATTATTTTCAGCTGGCACGGCGCGGTGGTCGCGTCCAGCATCGTCGCCTTGCCGCTGGTGCTCAAATCCGCCAGCGCCGCGTTTGCCGGGGTGGATCGCTCTTTGGAGGCGGCGGCCAGCACGCTGCGGCAAAGCCCGCTGTCGGTGTTTCTGCGCGTCACGCTGCCGCTGGCCTGGCCCGGTATTCTGGCGGGCACGCTGCTGGCCTTTGCCCGCGCCATGGGCGAATTCGGTGCGTCGCTGATGGTGGCCGGCTCCATTCCGCAGCAGACCCAAACCCTGTCGATGGCGATTTACGACGCCGTCCAGGCCGGGCAGGGCGATCTGGCCTTGCTGCTGGTGGCCATCACCTCGCTGCTGTCGATCACGGTGCTGGTGCTGTCGAACCGCTTTTTTTCACTCCGTTGA
- a CDS encoding ABC transporter ATP-binding protein, with amino-acid sequence MIDVDIQLTVSDGRRRFDLAVRFASEVPFAALYGPSGAGKTLTLQAIAGLLRPTRGHIRLDGRTLFDAAQKINIPTPQRRVGYLPQNYALFPHLSVQENIAFGLKSWRKRSLSPSESGHIQTLLDSFGLTALAHSRPATLSGGQQQRVALARALACKPQVLLLDEPFAALHPALRQSLRDELALVRRQWGIPALMITHDVDDVLALADVAFVFDAGQVVQEVHLADATARSQARVAMGGAVHTPLQTKLRQMLLNQ; translated from the coding sequence ATGATCGATGTAGATATTCAATTGACGGTCTCAGATGGCCGCAGGCGCTTCGACCTGGCCGTGCGCTTTGCCAGCGAGGTGCCGTTTGCCGCGCTGTACGGCCCCTCGGGTGCGGGCAAAACCCTGACCTTGCAGGCCATTGCCGGGCTGCTGCGGCCCACACGCGGCCACATCCGGCTGGACGGGCGCACGCTGTTCGACGCGGCCCAAAAGATCAACATTCCCACGCCCCAGCGCCGCGTGGGCTATTTGCCGCAAAACTACGCGCTGTTTCCGCATTTGTCGGTGCAGGAGAACATTGCCTTTGGCCTGAAGAGCTGGCGCAAGCGCAGCCTGTCGCCCTCTGAAAGCGGCCATATCCAGACCCTGCTGGACAGCTTTGGCCTCACGGCCCTGGCCCACAGCCGCCCGGCCACGCTGTCGGGCGGGCAGCAGCAGCGGGTGGCCTTGGCGCGCGCGCTGGCCTGCAAGCCCCAGGTGCTGCTGCTGGACGAGCCGTTTGCCGCTTTGCACCCGGCCCTGCGCCAGAGCCTGCGCGACGAGCTGGCCCTGGTGCGCCGCCAGTGGGGCATTCCGGCGCTGATGATCACCCACGACGTGGACGATGTGCTGGCCCTGGCCGACGTGGCCTTTGTGTTCGATGCCGGGCAGGTGGTGCAAGAGGTCCACCTGGCGGACGCCACGGCGCGCAGCCAGGCGCGGGTGGCGATGGGCGGGGCAGTGCACACCCCGTTGCAAACCAAACTCCGGCAAATGCTATTGAATCAGTAG
- the modA gene encoding molybdate ABC transporter substrate-binding protein: MRLFSLFLLLPWAVSAQQITVSTAASLTDAFKEIGPKFEASQPGATVRFNFAASGVLLQQIAQGAPVDVFASADQDTMDRAVAQKLVAPASRKNFATNSLVLVEPGQGGPGLKTLQDLAWPAVRKIAIGKPATVPAGRYTQQTLTSANLWTVLEPKLVQADNVRQVLDYVGRGEVEAGFVYRTDAILFGDKVKIVLTPPGHAPVSYPVAVVGDSPQKALAQHFVNFLLTDSAQQILAKYGFGKP, translated from the coding sequence ATGCGACTTTTCAGCCTTTTCCTGCTTCTGCCGTGGGCGGTATCCGCACAGCAGATTACCGTGTCCACCGCCGCCAGCCTGACCGATGCGTTCAAGGAAATCGGCCCGAAGTTCGAGGCCAGCCAGCCCGGCGCCACGGTGCGCTTCAATTTTGCGGCCTCTGGCGTGCTGCTGCAGCAAATTGCCCAGGGCGCGCCGGTGGACGTGTTTGCCAGTGCCGACCAGGACACCATGGACCGGGCGGTGGCGCAAAAGCTGGTGGCGCCCGCCAGCCGCAAGAACTTCGCCACCAACAGCCTGGTGCTGGTGGAGCCCGGCCAGGGCGGCCCCGGCCTCAAGACCTTGCAGGACCTGGCCTGGCCTGCGGTGCGCAAAATCGCCATCGGCAAGCCCGCCACCGTGCCCGCGGGCCGCTACACCCAGCAAACCCTCACCAGTGCCAACCTGTGGACGGTGCTGGAGCCCAAGTTGGTGCAGGCCGATAACGTGCGCCAGGTGCTGGACTACGTGGGCCGGGGCGAGGTGGAGGCCGGTTTCGTCTACCGCACCGATGCCATTTTGTTTGGCGACAAGGTGAAGATCGTGCTGACACCACCCGGCCACGCGCCCGTGTCGTACCCGGTGGCGGTGGTCGGCGACAGCCCACAAAAGGCGCTGGCGCAGCATTTCGTCAACTTCCTGTTGACCGATTCCGCGCAGCAAATCTTGGCCAAATACGGCTTCGGCAAACCTTGA